The following proteins are co-located in the Spirosoma montaniterrae genome:
- a CDS encoding Rpn family recombination-promoting nuclease/putative transposase — protein MDLYSEDRRFISILSDYGFKATFGNEADSLFLRVALQALIKSETPIRDVRFDKNAFEALTIDSRSGIFDLACTDENGTQFIVEMQLGLAPHFVQRMKFYALHKFNTVVERGEFDYANLPRIYAIAILVKNILPTTRFHTVANLRSEQGETIDSQMTFIIVELAKFTKSIAEVETDLDKLIYTMKTLHTTEPTQYPAFWNEEWLRRAIEELDTRKMTPEERAYFARVTAANAEAVKAEKQRIKEAKEAENLSVKTETVKNLLSLGILTVSQIAQTVEVSEDFVHKLASNR, from the coding sequence ATGGACTTGTACAGTGAAGACAGACGGTTTATCTCAATCCTTTCTGATTACGGTTTTAAGGCAACCTTCGGCAATGAAGCAGATAGCCTGTTTTTGCGGGTAGCTTTGCAGGCACTGATTAAATCAGAGACGCCAATTCGTGACGTGCGTTTCGACAAAAATGCTTTCGAAGCGTTGACCATAGACAGTCGGAGCGGCATTTTTGATTTAGCCTGTACCGACGAAAACGGTACACAGTTCATTGTCGAAATGCAGTTAGGACTGGCCCCTCACTTTGTACAACGCATGAAATTCTACGCCTTGCACAAATTCAATACCGTAGTGGAGCGGGGCGAATTTGACTATGCTAACCTGCCCCGAATCTACGCTATTGCCATTTTAGTGAAGAATATATTACCAACAACCCGTTTTCATACGGTTGCCAATCTGCGAAGCGAACAGGGCGAAACTATTGACTCACAAATGACATTTATCATTGTAGAGTTAGCTAAATTCACCAAATCAATAGCTGAGGTAGAAACCGATTTAGATAAACTTATTTACACGATGAAGACGCTTCATACAACCGAACCGACTCAATACCCGGCATTCTGGAATGAGGAGTGGCTCCGCCGTGCCATTGAGGAGTTGGACACCCGAAAGATGACCCCGGAAGAGCGGGCCTATTTCGCTCGTGTAACAGCCGCCAACGCAGAGGCCGTGAAGGCTGAAAAGCAACGAATTAAAGAAGCTAAAGAAGCTGAGAATTTATCAGTAAAGACAGAGACCGTTAAAAACCTCTTGAGTTTGGGCATTTTAACCGTTAGTCAGATAGCCCAAACTGTTGAGGTGAGTGAAGATTTTGTTCATAAGCTCGCCAGCAACAGATAA
- a CDS encoding sialate O-acetylesterase, which yields MPSFLKWAVLLLNWPAFVFAQLQITHPMPRLVVQRGTDGTGRLYITGRLAGAADRVEAQLTPVSAGQGSATPWQTVQTNPANGLFLGYITGPGGWYVLTVRTIVNNTITEFATVQPVGIGEVFITAGQSNSRGLGFGDNDLGTATGRVVAIDSTNDTYPPGAVYAVSSGDPFPVPVFKTLTAGRRIYPRAESSWGWGELGDYIVNRYNVPVAFYVAGWDGSTAENWHRTANGLPTCNRYWCDADWPYLQPYTNLKHSLQYYASVSGVRAVLWHQGEAEYDYGNGSSSVPQYYDRLVGIVQKSRQDFNGRNLPWVVARASRNNDNPPTLPQLIAEQQRVIDTPGLNVFQGPYNDTIVNRNAGDIDVHFRNAFRPTPHPQYYLNPNSIPANMGLSRFARNWNASLNNAFFQNAQPSVPSVFAATGSVASYVLPGDSLFVPFVTSGTFNAGNVWQVQLLDSLGRYISTLGSGPASPVRVKLPGSYQSGRYQVRVVASSPALPAVPSNLFRITTNIPLADVSLSMQSGARTLGQSGPVGITLLVHNAGPGAVGSVTVRDRLPANLTVLNAPGLSVSNGVLTGTLTNVAAGATVPLSFTVQPTAVGQYRNAAEISQSSMPDPDSQPNSGTGDGQDDAAIIDFRTTQSGGGIYVSPNPDQVPLPAVQSNQPAPSPTKADISLSLTVSNRSPRLNDVVSYSLTLTNVGGQPATNLNVAAYLPASQTFVPGDNLIVYGASLVGSLNSLDAGSSYTFMFRARATAIGRGICAAQLTSATPADPDSTPNNGTTNGEDDTAQLDVRVR from the coding sequence ATGCCATCGTTCCTGAAATGGGCCGTCTTGTTGTTAAACTGGCCTGCGTTCGTTTTCGCGCAGCTTCAAATTACGCACCCAATGCCCCGGCTGGTAGTGCAGCGCGGAACCGATGGAACGGGGCGGCTTTACATTACGGGTCGGCTGGCGGGCGCGGCTGACCGGGTTGAAGCGCAGCTTACGCCCGTTTCGGCAGGGCAGGGGAGTGCGACGCCCTGGCAAACGGTGCAGACTAACCCGGCAAACGGCCTCTTTCTGGGCTACATAACCGGGCCGGGCGGCTGGTACGTGCTGACAGTACGCACGATTGTCAACAACACGATTACTGAATTCGCTACCGTACAGCCGGTAGGCATTGGCGAGGTGTTCATCACCGCCGGACAGTCGAACTCGCGCGGGTTGGGTTTTGGCGACAACGACCTCGGCACGGCAACGGGCCGGGTTGTGGCTATCGATTCTACCAACGACACCTACCCACCGGGAGCCGTTTACGCCGTATCGTCAGGCGATCCATTTCCAGTCCCGGTTTTTAAGACGCTCACGGCGGGTAGGCGCATTTATCCAAGAGCCGAAAGTTCGTGGGGCTGGGGCGAACTGGGCGACTATATTGTGAATCGTTACAACGTGCCGGTCGCTTTTTACGTAGCAGGCTGGGACGGTTCGACTGCTGAAAACTGGCACCGAACTGCCAACGGCCTGCCCACCTGCAACCGCTACTGGTGCGACGCCGACTGGCCGTATCTGCAACCCTATACCAATCTGAAGCACTCATTACAGTATTATGCATCGGTATCGGGCGTTCGGGCGGTGCTTTGGCATCAGGGCGAGGCCGAATACGACTATGGCAACGGAAGCAGCAGTGTGCCACAGTATTACGACCGGCTGGTGGGCATCGTTCAGAAATCGAGACAGGACTTTAATGGGCGAAACCTGCCGTGGGTGGTAGCAAGAGCCTCGCGCAATAACGATAATCCGCCCACATTGCCCCAACTGATTGCTGAACAGCAGCGTGTAATCGACACGCCCGGCCTGAATGTATTTCAAGGGCCCTACAACGATACCATCGTCAATCGAAATGCAGGCGATATAGACGTTCATTTCCGCAATGCGTTTCGGCCAACGCCCCATCCGCAGTACTACCTGAATCCGAACAGCATACCGGCGAATATGGGGCTGTCGCGGTTTGCCCGCAACTGGAACGCCAGCCTGAACAATGCTTTTTTCCAGAACGCCCAGCCGTCGGTGCCCAGCGTGTTTGCGGCCACCGGCTCCGTTGCCAGCTATGTACTCCCCGGCGACAGTCTCTTTGTGCCGTTCGTAACGTCGGGTACGTTCAACGCGGGTAACGTCTGGCAAGTGCAACTGCTTGATTCGTTAGGGCGATATATCAGCACGCTGGGGAGCGGCCCAGCCAGTCCGGTGCGGGTAAAACTGCCCGGCAGTTACCAATCGGGGCGGTATCAGGTGCGCGTAGTGGCGAGTTCGCCCGCGCTGCCTGCCGTACCGTCGAATCTGTTTCGCATCACCACCAACATACCGCTGGCCGATGTAAGTTTGTCGATGCAATCCGGGGCGCGTACACTGGGGCAAAGTGGGCCGGTAGGTATAACTCTGCTCGTTCATAATGCCGGGCCGGGCGCGGTTGGTAGCGTAACCGTGCGCGACCGTTTGCCCGCTAACCTCACCGTGCTGAACGCGCCGGGCCTGTCGGTCAGCAACGGCGTTCTGACGGGTACGCTCACCAACGTAGCCGCCGGGGCTACGGTGCCGCTGAGTTTCACCGTTCAACCCACGGCGGTAGGGCAATACCGCAATGCTGCCGAAATCAGCCAGTCGTCTATGCCCGATCCCGACAGCCAGCCTAACTCGGGTACTGGCGACGGTCAGGACGACGCGGCCATTATCGATTTCCGTACCACACAATCGGGCGGTGGCATATATGTGTCGCCCAACCCCGATCAGGTGCCGCTGCCAGCCGTGCAGTCCAACCAACCCGCGCCCAGCCCGACCAAAGCTGATATTAGCCTTAGCCTGACCGTGAGCAACCGCAGCCCACGCCTGAACGACGTAGTTTCGTATAGCCTGACGCTCACCAATGTGGGTGGGCAACCGGCTACAAACCTGAACGTGGCGGCCTATCTGCCCGCCAGCCAAACATTTGTGCCGGGCGATAATCTGATTGTGTACGGAGCCAGTTTAGTAGGAAGCCTGAACAGTTTAGACGCCGGTAGCAGCTATACGTTTATGTTCCGGGCGCGGGCTACGGCCATCGGGCGCGGTATCTGCGCGGCCCAACTCACCTCAGCCACCCCCGCCGACCCCGACAGCACCCCTAACAACGGCACCACCAACGGCGAAGACGACACCGCACAACTCGACGTGCGGGTACGGTGA
- a CDS encoding HEPN domain-containing protein, producing MKKTKEDVVAYRLQKAVTDLDTAKAMAAIQQWDGAINRLYYAAFHALTAIMLEEDIRVKSHKGVMMMLGDQYIKTNRIDGQWGKFYSHLFKSRNDSDYEDFAVFTADDVLPLLTQTEEFITVIKRLIITN from the coding sequence ATGAAGAAAACCAAAGAAGATGTAGTTGCCTATCGTTTACAGAAAGCGGTCACCGATTTGGATACGGCAAAAGCTATGGCTGCGATTCAACAGTGGGACGGCGCGATTAACCGGCTTTACTACGCAGCCTTTCATGCCCTAACAGCCATCATGCTTGAGGAAGACATACGGGTAAAATCGCACAAAGGCGTTATGATGATGCTGGGCGATCAATACATAAAAACCAATCGCATCGATGGGCAGTGGGGAAAGTTTTATAGTCACTTATTTAAAAGTCGCAACGACAGCGATTACGAAGATTTCGCCGTTTTCACCGCCGATGACGTGCTGCCTTTGTTGACCCAAACCGAAGAATTCATTACCGTTATCAAACGGCTGATTATAACGAACTAA
- the serS gene encoding serine--tRNA ligase has product MLQLPFIRENKDTVLAGLRKRHFANADAIIEQVLTLDQQRRDTQRDLDDTLAQSNAKAKEIGALMKAGNKAAAESAKAETADLKVRSKNLDDALKTAEQQLQDLLVTIPNIPHSSVPEGRTADDNEVVLEHGDIPTLHADAQPHWDLIKKYDIIDFELGVKISGAGFPVYKGKGARIQRALINFFLDEALAAGYVEVQPPIVVNEESGFGTGQLPDKEGQMYYVTEDKLYLIPTAEVPITNLYRDVIVAESQLPICNVGYTPCFRREAGSWGAHVRGLNRLHQFDKVEIVRIERPENSYAALEGMSLHVQSLLQKLELPYRVLRLCGGDMGFTSALTYDMEVWSAAQGRWLEVSSVSNFETYQANRLKLRAKIEGKTQLLHTLNGSALALPRILASILENNQTPDGIRIPKVLVPYCGFDVIN; this is encoded by the coding sequence ATGCTTCAACTTCCCTTCATTCGCGAAAATAAAGACACCGTGCTGGCGGGCCTGCGTAAGCGGCACTTTGCCAACGCCGATGCCATTATTGAACAGGTTCTGACGCTCGATCAGCAACGGCGCGATACGCAACGCGATCTGGACGATACGCTGGCGCAGTCGAACGCTAAAGCCAAAGAAATTGGTGCGCTCATGAAAGCGGGTAACAAAGCAGCCGCCGAATCCGCGAAAGCTGAAACCGCCGACCTGAAAGTACGCTCTAAAAATTTAGACGACGCGCTAAAAACCGCCGAACAGCAGTTGCAGGACTTGCTTGTAACCATTCCGAATATTCCCCACAGCAGCGTACCCGAAGGCCGCACCGCCGATGATAACGAAGTGGTACTGGAACACGGCGACATACCGACACTCCACGCCGATGCTCAGCCGCATTGGGACCTCATCAAGAAGTACGACATTATCGACTTTGAACTCGGCGTCAAAATTTCGGGCGCGGGCTTTCCGGTCTACAAGGGAAAGGGTGCTCGGATTCAGCGGGCTTTGATCAATTTCTTCTTGGACGAAGCACTCGCGGCTGGCTACGTAGAAGTGCAGCCGCCCATTGTGGTCAACGAAGAGTCGGGCTTCGGGACGGGACAACTGCCTGATAAAGAAGGGCAGATGTATTATGTTACAGAAGATAAACTGTACCTGATTCCGACCGCCGAAGTACCCATCACGAACCTGTACCGCGACGTAATTGTAGCCGAAAGTCAGTTGCCCATTTGCAACGTGGGGTATACGCCCTGTTTCCGGCGCGAAGCGGGGTCGTGGGGGGCGCACGTGCGCGGGCTAAACCGGCTGCATCAGTTCGATAAGGTTGAAATCGTGCGTATTGAGCGGCCCGAAAACTCGTATGCCGCCCTCGAAGGCATGAGCCTGCACGTGCAGTCGCTGCTGCAAAAACTTGAACTGCCGTACCGGGTGCTTCGGCTCTGCGGGGGCGATATGGGCTTTACCTCGGCCCTGACCTACGACATGGAAGTATGGTCGGCGGCACAGGGACGTTGGCTCGAAGTTAGCTCGGTATCGAACTTTGAAACGTATCAGGCCAACCGGCTGAAGCTGCGGGCTAAAATCGAGGGAAAAACCCAGTTGCTGCATACGCTCAACGGCTCGGCACTGGCCCTGCCGCGCATTCTGGCGTCGATTCTGGAAAATAATCAAACACCCGATGGTATACGTATCCCGAAGGTGCTGGTGCCGTACTGCGGCTTCGATGTGATTAACTAA